The genomic stretch GCATTCAATATCTTCAGACTGGCGGAAGTGATCGTCAAAATAGAATTTCTCTTCTGTACCATAATAATCTGCCATAAACTCGATGTCCTGAAATACGGCTTTGCGAATCACGGGAACGGAACCATTGCTAATCGGATTGCGGCAGAGAACTAGTTCGGGCGTAATATCTTTGAGTTTGGGTACTTGGTAATTGCCAAGCGGTTGACTGTCATCATCAATAAATTCCGAACAGCAGAAACTCACCCCTACTGAGGGATTAGCATCTAGGTGTTGGACATGTTTTTCCAGCTTTTGCGATCGCCAAACATCATCGGAATCCAAAAATGCTAAATATTCACCTTGGGCATGGCGAATACCTGTATTTCTTGCCCCTGCTAAACCTCGATTTTTTTGATGAATGATGTGAATGCGCGGATCGGCAATACCTTGACAGATGGCAATACTTCCATCCTTTGATTCGTCATCAATGATGATTAGTTCAAAGTCAGTAAAGGTTTGTGCTAAAACTGAGTCAATTGTTTCAGCAATATACTTCTCAACGTTATAGACAGGAATAATCACAGAAACTTTAGGCATATTCAACTCCTGAGAAATAAATAGAGTAAGAGCGTGTTTGAGAAGTTTTTACCCCCTCTAACTCCCCCTTTGTAAGGGGGAGGATCTGAGTTTCCACCCTTTGCAAGGGGGGATTAAGGGGGTAAAAGCAGAAATTTATGCTAAGTAGGATACTTCTCAAACACGCTCTAAAGATAAATTTTTAATTCAGCGCAATGCGATGTATCGGCTATAGGTTGCTAATAGAGTTAGCAAAGTACGGCGGGGTTCACGCAAAAAAATACGCCAATCGGAACAGATAGCACGGTTGATAAAATCTCTACCAACATGGGGTGGTAGATTTAAACGAAAGGCGCGTCTTGCTAAGTAACGCAGATGGATTGCTCTGGCAAGGCTGTAGTGTTGTTTGACTAAATCAGGAGCATATTCTCGCGCTCTCTCGATCAGTAAATCCCAGCCAGCTTCCATCCGATATAGTGATGCGGATAGCCCCGATGGACTGGCACGGTAAGCAATCAATACGCGATCGATTCCTTCAATTTGCCAAGGAGACTTCTCTGGTCGCTGATAACAACTCACTCGAAATAGCCATTCGAGATCCTCAGAATAGCTCATGTCCTCAGCAAATCCGCCTACCTGTGCGAAGACATCCGCACGCACCACAAGATTGGACATTGTCGTAGTAGGATTTTCGTAGAGAAAATCTTCGGGTTTGAGGTTAATGAGGCGGGAAGTAGAAACTTGCCCAGTGGATTCTCCTGCAAAGCTGATAAATTCTACCCGACTGAAGCTAACTGCGAGGTTGGGATTGTTGGCAAAATGTTGAACATGGGCGGCTAATTTGTCATTGCGCCAGATATCATCTGCATCGAGAAAAGCGATCAACTTTCCTTTAGCCATATTCACACCTCGGTTGCGGGTAGCCGACACCCCTTGATTGACCTGTGAGAGAACTTGGATACGGCGATCGCGCAGGGCATATTGCTTGGCAATCTCTAGGGTGTTATCGGTGGAACCATCGTCAATAATTAAAAGTTCAAAATCCGCAAAAGTCTGATTGAGAACTGATTCTATCGTTTGGGCGATGAAACTTGTCGCATTGTAGGCGGGCATGACGACGGATAGCATCAAGCGATCGCTCATGGCTGCACCTCCGATGGCGTGAGCATAACTTTTGAGATGTTGCGCGTTACCCACAGGGAATACAAAGGTAAGGTGATCGCATGGGCAATCAGAACAGCAGCAGCTACGCCGATAATATTCCAATTAACACCGATCAATAGGGCGATCGCAAAGAATGTCGTAAAGAACATATTCCAGCGTAGATCCCAATCAGGTTTGTCCAAAGCCCATAAAACTCTAGATGCAGCATTGGCAAAGGGTCGGGGAATTGCCGACAGACAAATCAAGATTAAAATAGGAATCGCAGGCAGCCATTTCTGTCCAAATATAATCGGTACATAAATTGGGGCAAACATAGATTGCAAAAGGACAAGGGGGAAAACAATCCAAGCGATCGTTTTGAGACTACTGAAATAGCGTTCTTTAAACTGGGCTGGATCGGAGCGCGCGGCACATAGGTGCGGAAACAAAGCCGAATCGACAGCATTGATCGCACTCATGCTAATTCCCAATCCTGCATTAAAAGCAAAGTAATAAATCCCTAAAGCTTCTACACCGAGAAATCTGCCTGCAATTAAGTAATCAAGATTATTTCTGAGGGTATTCATCAGCTTCACTCCTAAAACACTCCGCCCAAAGCGGACAATTTCCTGCCAGTTGACGAGGGTAAACTGGCGCGATGGTCGCCAAGGATTATTGAAATAATGCACAATTACCCAGACTGGCCCCACAATTACCTTGGGTAAAACAATCGCCCACATTCCCAACCCCAAAAAAGCGAGAATGATTGTCAAAATATTATCAATAGAAACCTGCAATCCGTTAGCTAGAGCCATCACATGCAGACGATTTTCCCGTTGGGTTAAGGAAGCCTGTACTAGGGATATGGGAATCATCAGATACACCAATGCCATGATACAAATTGGCAGAATAATCTGATTATCTTTGTAGAACCAAGCAACGGGGACGGAAATCAAACATTGGGTGATGAATAGAGAGCCACAGACGATCCAGTTGAGACAATAGGCGGTTTGACAAAGTTGTTCTAAATCGCTTTCATCGGATTGAATCAGCTTGTCCCAAATTCCATTCTGGGTAAATACATTCACAAACTCGTTGGTGGTCAAGACTAGCGCTGCCAAACCATAGTCATATTTAGAGAGTAGTCGCGCTAAGACAATCGTAGCGGCTAATCGAGAAATCCGAATGAAGAGTTCGGACAAGCCTAGCCAGCCCAGATTGCGGAGAAATCGACTGGCGAGTTTTTGTTTGATCGTATCGATTAATTTGCCAATAGCTGACACAATAAAGCCTCCCATGCGGTTAAGTGTTGATCCCAAGCATTTCTCACTGATTCCCTCCCGTTGATTCCCCAAGCGCTCAGGTCTGCTGGTGACATCTCACAGATCTGGGCGATCGCTTGGGCAAGAGCCTGCGGATTGTCAGGGGGAACAAGCAGCCCTATTCCCTGAGCCTGCTCGACTAAACCATCAACGGCACTGACAATGATTGGTTTACCCGCTGCCTTAGCTTCTAAACAGACATTGCCCCAAGGCTCCCACCGTGACGGAATAATCACCACATCGCAATCCGCCAGAAAGGATGGCACGTCATCGACCTTACCAATAAACTGAACTTTGGGATTTCCTTCGGCTAATCGCTGCAATAAGTCTTCATCGGAACCATAGCCTGCGATTTTTAAATGGAAGTCAATTTGAGGGATTAATCTACATGATTGCAATAGAACATCGAATCCCTTTTGAGCATCAAATCTTCCATAGGCAGCGAAAATTAAGGGCTTAGTGATTGATTTGAGGGGAAGTCCTAAAAAGCGATCGCAGTTGAGACCTTGCTGAATCACACTTAGTTTAGCGGGTCTGACTAATTGGTGTTTGAGCATCCATGCTGCCTGAGCCTGAGAAACTACTAATGTGCGATCGGCACACCAATGACAGAGCTTTAACATCAAGCGAAATCTCGATGGAGAGGGTACTTGCAACCGTTCAAAAGCAGCCGAATAATGATGATCTTGGATGACCAATTTTGACTTTTGCTTCAGGAATTTAAGTACTAACAGGCGAGGTAAGATTTTCCAAGAGCAAGCATCATGGACAAGAATAATATCTGGTTGAAAGTTACGGATACTTGCCTTAGCACGGTGCAATGGCGCGATCGCAAATTCAAACTGTTCCTTTAGTCGTGAAGCCATCAAACTACTGAGACTAGTCTTAACCCCCCCCATCCGCTCATCGCTGATTAAATTGATGATTTTCGCTTTCATGGTTACGATCCTCAAGCTCCTATGATGTTGCTAAAACTTCCCAAAGTATGGACTCCCATGCTTCTAGATATTTACTTCCTGCCGAACTCACAGCACGACGACCGCTTTGTCCCCAATTAGCGAGAGTTGCATCGGAGAGGGAAGCAACTTGGATAATTGCCTTGGCTAAAGCGTCAGGATCTTCCACGGGTACGACTAGTCCACATGCCTCGACCTGCTCGACTAGCCCATCAGTAGCAGTGACAATCACGGGTTTACCCGCAGCTTTTGCTTCTAAACAAACATTGCCCCAAGGCTCCCAACGCGAGGGAATGACCACCACATCACATTGGGATAGAAATGTTGGAACATCACGAATGGTTCCTAAAAACTGGACATTTTCTAAACCCTGCGCGATCTGTTTGAG from Pseudanabaena sp. Chao 1811 encodes the following:
- a CDS encoding lipopolysaccharide biosynthesis protein, whose product is MGGFIVSAIGKLIDTIKQKLASRFLRNLGWLGLSELFIRISRLAATIVLARLLSKYDYGLAALVLTTNEFVNVFTQNGIWDKLIQSDESDLEQLCQTAYCLNWIVCGSLFITQCLISVPVAWFYKDNQIILPICIMALVYLMIPISLVQASLTQRENRLHVMALANGLQVSIDNILTIILAFLGLGMWAIVLPKVIVGPVWVIVHYFNNPWRPSRQFTLVNWQEIVRFGRSVLGVKLMNTLRNNLDYLIAGRFLGVEALGIYYFAFNAGLGISMSAINAVDSALFPHLCAARSDPAQFKERYFSSLKTIAWIVFPLVLLQSMFAPIYVPIIFGQKWLPAIPILILICLSAIPRPFANAASRVLWALDKPDWDLRWNMFFTTFFAIALLIGVNWNIIGVAAAVLIAHAITLPLYSLWVTRNISKVMLTPSEVQP
- a CDS encoding glycosyltransferase family 4 protein, which codes for MKAKIINLISDERMGGVKTSLSSLMASRLKEQFEFAIAPLHRAKASIRNFQPDIILVHDACSWKILPRLLVLKFLKQKSKLVIQDHHYSAAFERLQVPSPSRFRLMLKLCHWCADRTLVVSQAQAAWMLKHQLVRPAKLSVIQQGLNCDRFLGLPLKSITKPLIFAAYGRFDAQKGFDVLLQSCRLIPQIDFHLKIAGYGSDEDLLQRLAEGNPKVQFIGKVDDVPSFLADCDVVIIPSRWEPWGNVCLEAKAAGKPIIVSAVDGLVEQAQGIGLLVPPDNPQALAQAIAQICEMSPADLSAWGINGRESVRNAWDQHLTAWEALLCQLLAN
- a CDS encoding glycosyltransferase family 2 protein gives rise to the protein MSDRLMLSVVMPAYNATSFIAQTIESVLNQTFADFELLIIDDGSTDNTLEIAKQYALRDRRIQVLSQVNQGVSATRNRGVNMAKGKLIAFLDADDIWRNDKLAAHVQHFANNPNLAVSFSRVEFISFAGESTGQVSTSRLINLKPEDFLYENPTTTMSNLVVRADVFAQVGGFAEDMSYSEDLEWLFRVSCYQRPEKSPWQIEGIDRVLIAYRASPSGLSASLYRMEAGWDLLIERAREYAPDLVKQHYSLARAIHLRYLARRAFRLNLPPHVGRDFINRAICSDWRIFLREPRRTLLTLLATYSRYIALR
- a CDS encoding glycosyltransferase family 2 protein, which translates into the protein MPKVSVIIPVYNVEKYIAETIDSVLAQTFTDFELIIIDDESKDGSIAICQGIADPRIHIIHQKNRGLAGARNTGIRHAQGEYLAFLDSDDVWRSQKLEKHVQHLDANPSVGVSFCCSEFIDDDSQPLGNYQVPKLKDITPELVLCRNPISNGSVPVIRKAVFQDIEFMADYYGTEEKFYFDDHFRQSEDIECWLRIVLTTKWQLEGIADALTLYRVNSGGLSANMIKQLDSWEKVIAKTRAYAPEFMAQWESLARAYQLRYLCRRAIRNKDGKSAVQLINRALKSNWKILIYEPQRSLLTIVAAYFIWMLPRGLYNSIESFAIKLAGKSQSKAIAKSKR